Proteins encoded together in one Lepisosteus oculatus isolate fLepOcu1 chromosome 2, fLepOcu1.hap2, whole genome shotgun sequence window:
- the syncrip gene encoding heterogeneous nuclear ribonucleoprotein Q isoform X8: MKTYRQREKQGTKVTEASKGPDEAKIKALLERTGYTLDVTTGQRKYGGPPPETVYSGPQPTIGTEIFVGKIPRDLFEDELVPLFEKAGSIWDLRLMMDPLSGLNRGYAFVTFCTKEAAQEAVKLCNNTEIRPGKHIGVCISVANNRLFVGSIPKSKTKEQIVEEFGKVTEGLNDVILYHQPDDKKKNRGFCFLEYEDHKTAAQARRRLMSGKVKVWGNVVTVEWADPIEDPDPEVMAKVKVLFVRNLASTVTEDILEKTFSQFGKLERVKKLKDYAFIHFDEREGAVKALAEMNGKDLEGEHIEIVFAKPPDQKRKERKAQRQAAKTQMYDDYYYYGPPHMPPPSRGRGRGSRGGYSYPPDYYGYEDYYDYYGYDYHNYRGGYEDPYYGYEDFQGAGRGRGGRGARGAAPSRGRGAAAPRGRAGFSQRGGGPGSARGARGARGGAQQRGRGVRGARGGRGGNVGGKRKADGYNQPDSKRRQTNNQNWGTQPIAQQPLQGGDHSGNYGYKSENQEFYQDSFGQQWK, translated from the exons GCTTTGCTGGAAAGAACTGGTTACACGCTTGATGTGACTACAGGTCAGAGAAAATATGGTGGCCCCCCTCCAGAGACGGTGTACTCGGGGCCACAACCCACTATCGGTACAGAG ATTTTTGTTGGCAAAATTCCAAGAGATTTGTTTGAAGATGAGCTTGTGCCGTTGTTTGAAAAAGCTGGGTCTATTTGGGACCTTCGTCTCATGATGGACCCCCTTAGTGGCCTCAATAGGGGATATGcctttgtcactttctgcactaAAGAAGCTGCCCAGGAGGCAGTAAAATTG TGTAATAACACTGAAATTCGACCTGGGAAACACATTGGTGTGTGCATCTCCGTAGCCAATAACAGACTGTTTGTGGGTTCTATTcccaagagcaaaacaaaagaacaaattgTAGAAGAATTTGGAAAAGTCACAG AGGGTCTTAATGATGTTATACTGTATCATCAGCCagatgacaaaaaaaagaataggGGCTTTTGCTTCTTGGAATATGAAGACCATAAAACTGCTGCTCAGGCACGGCGCAGACTGATGAGTGGGAAAGTGAAGGTGTGGGGCAATGTGGTGACTGTGGAGTGGGCTGATCCGATAGAGGATCCCGATCCAGAGGTCATGGCTAAG GTGAAAGTGCTGTTTGTCCGAAACCTTGCAAGTACTGTAACGGAAGATATACTTGAAAAGACATTTAGCCAGTTTGGCAAATTGGAGCGAGTGAAGAAGCTGAAGGATTATGCTTTCATTCACTTCGATGAAAGAGAAGGCGCAGTGAAG GCATTAGCCGAGATGAACGGAAAAGATCTGGAAGGAGAGCACATTGAAATAGTTTTTGCAAAGCCACCCGATCAGAAAAGGAAGGAACGCAAGGCTCAGCGACAAGCTGCTAAAACTCAAAT GTATGATGACTATTACTACTATGGCCCCCCTCACATGCCACCTCCCTCAAGAGGCCGAGGCCGCGGAAGCCGGGGAGGGTACTCCTACCCTCCCGATTACTACGGCTATGAAGATTACTATGACTATTACGGCTATGACTATCACAATTACCGCGGGGGATACGAAGACCCCTACTATGGCTACGAAGACTTTCAAGGTGCTGGTAGAGGACGAGGGGGTAGAGGTGCAAGGGGGGCTGCCCCATCGAGAGGCCGTGGAGCTGCTGCTCCTAGGGGCAGGGCTGGTTTCTCCCAGCGTGGTGGTGGTCCCGGATCAGCCAGAGGTGCCCGTGGTGCCAGAGGAGGCGCTCAGCAGAGAGGCCGCGGGGTACGTGGTGCGAGGGGTGGCCGCGGTGGAAATGTAGGAGGAAAGCGCAAAGCTGATGGGTACAACCAGCCAGATTCCAAGCGGCGCCAGACCAATAATCAGAACTGGGGCACTCAACCCATTGCTCAGCAACCGCTCCAAGGTGGTGATCATTCTGGTAACTATGGTTACAAATCTGAAAACCAGGAGTTTTATCAGGATTCTTTTGGGCAACAATGGAAGTAG